A genome region from Deltaproteobacteria bacterium HGW-Deltaproteobacteria-2 includes the following:
- a CDS encoding pyridoxamine 5-phosphate oxidase, with amino-acid sequence MQPSKKAAIVTMKINQLRLTNKKGDKAMKISDTVKKCLQAESKANLLATSDKSGKVNVAMFGSYQLMDDSSVLVMLGDNRSFSNLKENPQAACIVMLHGKTGMATEGCRLYMKVRTIQDEGEKFNEVKEKIRARIGGGADILMHLVLFDIVEARPILDFGQGI; translated from the coding sequence ATGCAGCCTTCAAAAAAGGCAGCGATAGTAACAATGAAGATTAATCAGCTTCGGCTGACAAACAAGAAAGGAGATAAAGCAATGAAGATAAGTGATACGGTAAAGAAATGCTTGCAGGCCGAAAGTAAGGCCAACCTTCTGGCCACTTCGGATAAATCCGGAAAAGTAAATGTAGCCATGTTCGGTTCATATCAGCTCATGGATGATTCCTCAGTGCTGGTTATGCTGGGCGACAACCGGTCGTTCAGCAACCTGAAAGAAAACCCCCAGGCCGCATGTATAGTGATGCTCCACGGCAAGACCGGTATGGCCACCGAAGGTTGCAGACTCTACATGAAAGTTCGCACTATTCAGGATGAAGGTGAAAAATTTAATGAGGTCAAAGAAAAAATCAGAGCTCGAATCGGGGGCGGGGCCGACATTCTTATGCACCTTGTGTTATTTGATATTGTGGAAGCCCGTCCGATTCTCGACTTTGGACAGGGAATTTAG
- a CDS encoding VWA domain-containing protein: protein MAGLEYSNPTKSPVQEGLSSYWRRNTSTVESVELANLLGALRKITGYLGDNIGTVAYAGLAGGNDSTIIVDPDTVMGHYPVPAAQFDQVAGIVIHEALHQVAWTEHMWRCLKQDDLRMADLPRLHRLVETAEDIYIENTIRGNLGLYLAAARARHLRVSFSGRPSVDALMKLWWAITWNKNCKIADEVYTKSLVVLKELTEHLKDVAWDGGGVTQRCEHRAKLYRATWERVAPMLDGFILNNKRMAWFSNGEAPPVAPGKASSKGATPLEPELQRAIEIQLAASSTDITALIAEAAGTQEVVPTSRWDFHIPAHPVIDRGLVGRLKLLFLGYSEREKITSRGLNAGRIDTRRLYRAASTGRCFKAIESRPAMDWNVTLLADASGSMTGTKWRMVENTVAAIHSALVGYRNHFLAYGYFEMDGVLMISNLIKGDRLLSLPPYGQTASGQAIIAAALSMPRDKRRKLLIHVTDGESNLGLPVQAGIDFCHQEHITLITLGCGCKDLSVMRDQYGNTIQFIQSFRQLPHAVERLLRWSFMKSSRLLGSKSTRGNILLKDESCDAPE from the coding sequence GTGGCAGGTTTAGAATATTCTAATCCCACTAAATCTCCTGTTCAGGAGGGGCTTTCCTCCTACTGGCGGCGTAACACCTCAACCGTAGAGTCTGTGGAGCTGGCCAATCTACTCGGTGCACTGCGCAAAATTACCGGTTATCTGGGAGATAATATAGGTACAGTCGCCTATGCCGGTTTAGCCGGTGGCAATGATTCAACCATCATCGTAGATCCTGATACGGTAATGGGTCATTACCCTGTGCCTGCCGCACAGTTTGACCAGGTGGCTGGCATTGTCATCCATGAGGCTCTGCATCAGGTGGCGTGGACTGAGCATATGTGGCGTTGCCTCAAGCAAGACGATTTGCGAATGGCCGATCTACCGCGTCTGCATAGGCTTGTCGAAACAGCTGAAGATATTTATATCGAAAATACCATCAGGGGAAACTTGGGATTATATCTGGCTGCGGCCAGGGCCAGGCACTTGAGGGTTTCTTTTTCAGGGCGTCCATCGGTCGATGCCTTGATGAAATTATGGTGGGCCATAACCTGGAACAAAAATTGTAAAATAGCGGACGAAGTTTATACAAAGTCTTTGGTGGTGTTGAAAGAATTGACAGAACATCTCAAAGACGTGGCTTGGGACGGCGGGGGAGTTACTCAACGCTGCGAACATAGGGCAAAGCTTTATCGTGCTACTTGGGAACGAGTCGCTCCAATGTTGGATGGATTCATTCTTAACAATAAGCGCATGGCGTGGTTTTCCAATGGAGAGGCGCCCCCGGTAGCGCCTGGCAAAGCTTCTTCAAAGGGAGCAACACCCTTGGAACCGGAATTGCAACGAGCCATTGAGATACAGTTGGCTGCTTCGTCCACAGACATCACAGCACTCATTGCGGAAGCGGCGGGAACACAGGAAGTAGTGCCGACTTCACGTTGGGACTTTCACATCCCGGCTCACCCCGTAATAGACAGGGGACTTGTCGGACGCCTGAAGCTGTTGTTTTTAGGATATTCCGAACGGGAGAAGATAACCAGCCGTGGTTTAAATGCGGGCCGGATTGATACCCGGCGTCTCTACCGTGCAGCCAGTACTGGTCGCTGTTTCAAGGCAATTGAGAGCCGGCCGGCTATGGATTGGAACGTTACACTTCTGGCAGATGCCAGCGGATCGATGACCGGTACAAAATGGCGCATGGTCGAGAATACAGTCGCTGCCATTCATAGCGCTCTGGTCGGCTACCGTAATCATTTCCTCGCCTATGGCTATTTCGAGATGGATGGTGTCCTGATGATTTCCAACTTGATTAAAGGAGACAGGCTGCTGTCATTGCCGCCCTATGGTCAGACTGCTTCGGGCCAGGCCATCATAGCTGCAGCCCTGAGCATGCCTCGGGACAAACGCCGCAAACTCCTGATCCATGTGACAGACGGCGAATCCAATTTAGGGCTGCCTGTACAGGCCGGCATTGATTTTTGCCATCAGGAACATATCACGCTGATCACGCTGGGCTGCGGCTGCAAAGACCTATCTGTTATGCGTGATCAGTACGGTAATACAATCCAATTCATACAGAGTTTCCGGCAGTTGCCCCATGCCGTGGAGAGATTACTGCGATGGTCTTTTATGAAATCGTCCCGGTTGCTCGGCAGTAAAAGCACCCGTGGCAATATTCTTTTAAAAGATGAAAGTTGTGATGCGCCTGAATGA
- a CDS encoding AMP-dependent synthetase: MSADWSIGCIPYKRALTSPEKVAIIFEDIPVTYRKLNEGINKVAHMLEKKGIKNGDRVGLVMLNCIEFLEVYFACAKLGAVLVPLNWRLVGPELEYQLNDSGVRLLAFHDTFLGSIDLIRSKLKVEQGKFIFLPSGNKLPPGFQSPPCPDWADDYHKIVDGQPVSEPCVENPVDLDDPLAIIYTSGVTGKPKGAVVSHLQTYFKNFQVGIYTDGQPEDVIIAQMPLFHSGGLFIVATPALCGGLTMIMRRGFDPNEFAEDIQRYRGTIVFALTTMWRLILETGKLDEVDVSSVRRVVGGGERTPPSLFEELAKRNLHLQQGFGQTENSAMMLLPKEDIQRKMGSIGKPGFFTDVWISDGNGKRLPPGEIGEICAKGPTVMSGYWGKPEETASTIVKGVLHTGDLGYVDEEGYFYIVDRAKDMYRSGGENVYPAEVEKVLMTHPMISMAAIIGVPDNKWGETGKAFIVTTSNETITEREIIEFLKDKVAKYKYPTKFKFMKELPLTGTMKVKKSELKALYSEE; encoded by the coding sequence ATGTCGGCGGATTGGAGCATTGGATGCATTCCTTATAAAAGAGCATTAACGTCACCCGAAAAAGTTGCAATCATCTTTGAAGATATTCCTGTCACCTATCGGAAGCTGAATGAAGGAATCAACAAGGTCGCACACATGCTGGAGAAAAAGGGCATCAAAAATGGTGACCGGGTGGGATTGGTCATGCTCAACTGTATTGAGTTTCTGGAGGTATATTTTGCATGTGCCAAGCTGGGAGCTGTCCTGGTGCCGCTAAACTGGCGCCTGGTGGGGCCGGAGCTTGAATACCAACTCAATGACAGTGGTGTGCGTTTGCTGGCATTCCATGACACTTTTTTGGGAAGCATTGATCTTATAAGGAGCAAGCTCAAAGTTGAGCAGGGCAAGTTTATCTTTTTGCCCAGCGGAAACAAACTTCCTCCTGGATTCCAGTCCCCACCATGTCCTGATTGGGCGGATGATTACCACAAGATCGTCGATGGACAGCCTGTTTCGGAACCTTGTGTGGAAAATCCGGTAGACTTGGATGACCCTCTTGCCATAATCTATACTTCCGGAGTTACCGGCAAACCTAAAGGCGCTGTTGTATCGCATCTACAGACCTACTTTAAAAACTTCCAGGTGGGAATATATACGGATGGTCAGCCAGAGGATGTGATTATAGCGCAAATGCCTCTGTTCCACTCCGGCGGCTTATTCATTGTTGCGACACCGGCTTTGTGTGGTGGCTTGACAATGATCATGCGAAGAGGATTCGATCCGAATGAATTTGCCGAAGATATTCAGAGGTACAGGGGCACTATTGTTTTTGCACTAACCACTATGTGGCGTCTTATTCTGGAAACCGGTAAACTCGACGAGGTCGATGTCAGCTCAGTTCGTCGTGTGGTAGGTGGAGGAGAGCGTACTCCACCGAGTCTTTTTGAGGAACTTGCCAAACGCAATCTCCATTTGCAACAGGGATTTGGCCAGACTGAAAACTCCGCTATGATGTTGCTGCCCAAAGAGGATATCCAAAGAAAAATGGGCTCCATAGGGAAGCCGGGTTTTTTTACGGATGTCTGGATTAGTGACGGAAACGGTAAACGTCTTCCTCCGGGTGAGATCGGCGAGATATGTGCAAAAGGACCAACCGTCATGAGCGGATACTGGGGTAAACCGGAAGAAACCGCTAGTACGATAGTAAAGGGCGTCCTACATACCGGCGATCTGGGATACGTCGACGAAGAAGGATACTTCTATATTGTAGACAGGGCAAAAGACATGTACCGCAGTGGTGGCGAAAACGTTTATCCGGCAGAAGTGGAAAAAGTATTAATGACTCATCCCATGATATCGATGGCAGCAATTATCGGAGTACCTGATAATAAATGGGGAGAGACAGGGAAAGCGTTCATTGTTACGACTTCTAATGAGACGATCACGGAAAGAGAGATCATCGAATTCTTGAAGGATAAAGTTGCCAAGTACAAATATCCGACAAAGTTCAAATTCATGAAAGAATTGCCGCTCACTGGAACAATGAAGGTGAAGAAATCAGAGCTCAAAGCATTATATTCGGAGGAATAA
- the mdh gene encoding malate dehydrogenase, whose protein sequence is MRKKVSFLGAGNVGATAAMYLAELDIADIVLVDMLEDMTKGKALDMAEAAPVFRFNCKFTNDFNDIKCSDIVVITAGIPRKPGMSRDDLLFTNQDIISSLVKKVAPIAPDAILIIVTNPLDAMCHVAHEASGFPKNRIIGMAGVLDSSRFAAFIAMEIGVSIENIQAFVLGGHGDTMVPLPRFTSVAGIPVTKFINNERLNAIIERTRNGGAEITNLLKTGSAYYAPASAIREMAEAILKDKKKIMPCSAYLEGEYGIRNMFVGVPVKLGSNGVEEIIEVELTESEKAELKKSVDSVKALVEAMKGRS, encoded by the coding sequence ATGAGAAAAAAGGTATCATTTCTTGGCGCAGGAAACGTTGGTGCTACTGCGGCCATGTATCTTGCTGAATTGGACATTGCGGATATAGTGCTCGTTGATATGCTGGAAGATATGACCAAGGGCAAAGCGTTGGACATGGCGGAGGCTGCGCCTGTCTTTAGATTCAACTGCAAATTTACCAATGATTTTAATGATATAAAATGTTCGGACATTGTTGTTATTACTGCCGGTATTCCCAGAAAACCGGGTATGAGCAGAGATGATCTCCTCTTTACCAACCAGGATATTATCAGTTCTTTGGTTAAAAAGGTTGCTCCTATAGCGCCTGATGCCATCTTGATTATAGTGACTAATCCGCTGGATGCTATGTGCCATGTAGCTCATGAGGCCAGCGGGTTTCCCAAGAACAGGATCATAGGTATGGCCGGAGTTCTGGATTCCTCCAGGTTTGCAGCGTTCATTGCCATGGAAATAGGTGTTTCAATTGAAAATATTCAGGCTTTTGTCCTTGGCGGTCACGGAGATACCATGGTGCCACTTCCCCGCTTTACCAGCGTGGCAGGCATTCCCGTGACGAAATTTATTAACAATGAAAGACTTAATGCAATAATAGAAAGAACTCGTAATGGCGGCGCGGAAATTACAAATTTACTCAAGACAGGTAGCGCTTATTACGCTCCTGCCAGCGCAATCAGAGAAATGGCCGAAGCCATACTTAAAGATAAAAAGAAAATCATGCCCTGTTCCGCTTATCTTGAAGGAGAATACGGCATCCGGAACATGTTTGTTGGTGTTCCGGTTAAACTTGGTTCTAATGGAGTTGAAGAAATAATTGAGGTAGAACTCACTGAAAGTGAAAAAGCAGAATTAAAGAAATCTGTAGATAGTGTTAAAGCTCTTGTAGAAGCCATGAAAGGTCGTTCATAA
- a CDS encoding 2-nitropropane dioxygenase, with protein MEKGWKNRITELLGCDYPIILGPMRLITLGSMAACLSNAGGFGVIGASGLSREKLIEEIKLAQSLTNKPVGVNIPVYRSNALDALEVSIDMGIKTIYTSAGDPAKFIDKIKSAGLKVIHKVSNLSMARKAEAAGVDAVVAMGYEAGGHIGREGITTFCLIPVLAQSLKIPVIASGGIADANGLLAALALGAEGVEIGTRFVATNECPVPPFFKESLCAADLTSTVVLGKEAMPIRILKNEIIEQATVIGEAKTDQVMAQQGNADALYVGEGGNKHTAVMPCGQVAGLIHDVSSVSEVLSKMINGTRSVLDVLNKMTSGGKL; from the coding sequence ATGGAAAAAGGTTGGAAAAACCGTATCACGGAATTGCTCGGATGTGACTACCCGATAATATTGGGTCCCATGAGGCTCATAACCCTGGGCAGTATGGCTGCCTGCCTATCGAATGCCGGCGGGTTCGGTGTGATAGGAGCTTCGGGTCTCTCCAGAGAGAAACTAATCGAAGAAATTAAACTGGCTCAATCCCTGACTAATAAGCCCGTAGGGGTAAACATTCCTGTTTACAGATCCAATGCCCTGGATGCTCTTGAAGTATCAATAGACATGGGAATAAAGACAATTTACACCTCTGCCGGAGATCCTGCCAAATTCATAGATAAAATAAAGTCGGCCGGTTTGAAGGTAATTCATAAAGTGTCCAACTTATCAATGGCACGCAAAGCAGAGGCGGCGGGGGTTGATGCTGTCGTGGCCATGGGATATGAAGCAGGGGGACATATCGGACGCGAAGGCATAACGACTTTTTGTCTTATTCCTGTGCTTGCCCAGTCATTGAAAATCCCTGTGATAGCATCCGGCGGTATCGCTGATGCAAACGGCCTGCTCGCCGCGCTCGCTCTTGGCGCGGAAGGCGTCGAAATAGGAACCCGGTTTGTGGCCACCAATGAATGCCCTGTGCCACCATTTTTTAAAGAATCACTCTGCGCTGCGGATCTGACTTCAACCGTTGTTCTCGGCAAGGAGGCTATGCCGATACGGATACTTAAAAATGAAATTATAGAGCAAGCTACTGTAATTGGTGAGGCAAAAACTGATCAGGTTATGGCACAGCAGGGAAATGCAGATGCCCTGTATGTGGGCGAAGGCGGTAATAAGCATACAGCTGTAATGCCATGCGGGCAGGTCGCAGGACTTATCCATGACGTAAGTTCTGTAAGCGAAGTGCTTTCCAAAATGATAAATGGTACAAGGTCAGTTTTGGATGTGCTCAATAAAATGACTTCAGGAGGAAAATTATGA
- a CDS encoding methylmalonyl-CoA carboxyltransferase has protein sequence MDEKYKQRIDTLRQIKQLSLLGGGQDKLDKMRERGKLTARERIEYLLDEGSFVEHNLIIGYKEGMPYDGLIAGYGKIHGRPVCVYSQDPTVSGGSVGPMHGFKMYRAIEWALDMGVPLIGLHESPGARIPDATSKSVFGEALERNGGSVFYVNTQGSGVIPQISAIMGSCAGIAVYSPALTDFIFMVDKKSEMFITGPKVVQAVTGEKLSKQDLGGAEIHCKISGVADGRYKDEQELLDAIRELMSFLPQNADEQPPLIDLGDDPDRLTEELLDIVPSDATKAYDVRKAIRCIADAGEFLEIKPEFAPEIVVGFARLDCRVVGIVANQPSFLAGSLTVDSSDKQARFMRFCDCFNIPIILLVDTSAYMPGKDQEQLGIIRHGAKVLYALCESTVPRVAVVLRKAYGGGNLGMGIIPAQRGTDMMFYWPITELGVMGAKATVELFMGEVIRSSPNPDEMRDMFIRELEERTCNPMREAAYNPFINDVIEPKDTRKVLIQSLEFLSTKKKPPRYSKRHGNIPL, from the coding sequence ATGGACGAAAAATATAAACAGAGGATAGACACTCTAAGACAAATCAAACAACTCTCTCTCTTAGGCGGCGGTCAGGATAAACTCGACAAAATGCGCGAGAGAGGAAAACTTACTGCTCGGGAGCGTATAGAGTACCTGCTGGACGAAGGAAGCTTTGTGGAACATAATCTCATTATCGGTTACAAAGAAGGAATGCCTTATGATGGCCTTATTGCAGGATACGGCAAAATACATGGCCGGCCGGTATGTGTCTATTCCCAGGATCCGACGGTGTCAGGAGGCTCAGTCGGTCCGATGCACGGATTCAAGATGTACCGGGCTATTGAGTGGGCTTTGGATATGGGCGTGCCCTTAATCGGGCTTCATGAGTCCCCCGGTGCACGCATACCTGATGCAACGTCCAAGAGTGTTTTCGGGGAGGCTCTTGAAAGAAATGGTGGTTCGGTTTTTTACGTCAACACCCAGGGATCCGGAGTCATTCCTCAGATTTCAGCGATCATGGGAAGCTGCGCAGGTATAGCGGTATACTCGCCGGCACTGACAGATTTTATCTTTATGGTAGACAAAAAGAGCGAGATGTTTATTACCGGCCCCAAAGTGGTGCAGGCCGTTACCGGAGAAAAACTTTCCAAACAGGACCTGGGCGGCGCGGAAATTCACTGTAAAATATCCGGAGTTGCGGACGGCCGGTATAAGGATGAGCAAGAACTTCTGGATGCCATTCGGGAACTCATGAGCTTTCTGCCGCAGAACGCCGATGAACAGCCGCCCCTGATCGATTTGGGAGACGATCCTGATCGTTTGACCGAAGAACTCTTAGATATCGTTCCATCGGACGCAACCAAAGCTTACGACGTTCGCAAAGCGATTAGATGTATTGCGGATGCCGGAGAATTCTTAGAGATAAAGCCGGAGTTTGCTCCGGAAATAGTTGTGGGATTTGCGCGGCTTGATTGCCGTGTGGTAGGGATTGTGGCCAACCAGCCAAGTTTCCTGGCAGGGAGTCTTACTGTGGACAGTTCGGATAAGCAGGCCCGTTTTATGCGTTTTTGCGACTGCTTCAATATACCTATCATACTGCTGGTCGATACTTCCGCGTATATGCCGGGCAAGGATCAGGAACAACTGGGCATTATTCGCCACGGTGCTAAAGTTCTTTACGCGCTTTGCGAGTCTACTGTGCCGAGAGTAGCAGTTGTTTTACGAAAGGCCTACGGAGGAGGTAATCTTGGTATGGGCATAATCCCGGCCCAGCGAGGTACGGACATGATGTTTTACTGGCCCATTACCGAATTGGGTGTCATGGGAGCAAAGGCAACAGTAGAGCTTTTTATGGGTGAAGTCATCCGAAGTTCTCCAAATCCTGATGAAATGCGCGATATGTTCATTCGGGAACTTGAAGAACGCACCTGCAACCCCATGCGAGAGGCAGCCTATAACCCCTTTATCAATGATGTCATTGAACCCAAGGATACGAGGAAAGTCTTGATTCAGTCGCTGGAATTTTTGTCGACTAAGAAAAAACCTCCGCGATACAGCAAACGTCACGGGAACATTCCGTTATAA
- a CDS encoding carboxylase yields the protein MNHGKLAAGLLDGPVVKIDNPVKIQDLTFRDGHQSLYATRGRTEDFIPIAELFDSIGFYSLEVWGGATFDTMHRFLGEDPWERIRTLKKHITKTPFSMLLRGQNLVGYRNYPDDVAEAFVDRACENGMDIFRVFDALNDFRNFETVVRVIKNKGKHFQGSICYSLTESRMGGAVYNLDYYVNKAKELEKMGADTICIKDMAGLIAPYDAYALIKALKEGVKVPIHLHSHFTSGMADMSLLKAIEAGVDIVDTCLSTWAYRTSHPAVEPLVATLQYTNRDTGLNIEKLAELSEYLEKISPKYKHLLDERTSIIDINVLLHQTPGGMLSNLVNQLKEMDHLDKLEEVFRQLPIVRKELGQVPLVTPTSQIVGIQTVNNVLFDTPDDRYKMLTAQVKDLCYGLYGKTAIPIDSEVQKKALKDYPKGNKPITTRPADVLEPELEKAKKETEGLAKDIDDVLIYALYPMTGKRFLKWKYGQEEIPDEVKPITLEKVKAQDELVKKAKEGLLSEKSDKGDKMGPDARTFRVLLNDKTFDVEVEQIGGQPLMFQGASSIGQRNTLQLGKQGGAVRTALKTIHSKRDMSKEIKSAVSEPSEGESKETPVVTPMTGSVIRYEVKEGDSVNEGDLVVVLEAMKMDNFITSPATGKVQKILIKEGTAVKKGETLVLIA from the coding sequence ATAAATCACGGTAAATTGGCAGCTGGTCTTCTTGACGGTCCCGTTGTTAAGATTGATAATCCGGTCAAAATTCAAGATCTAACATTTAGAGATGGGCATCAGTCCCTTTACGCCACTCGCGGCAGGACAGAGGATTTCATCCCCATTGCCGAGCTATTTGATAGCATAGGGTTTTACTCCTTGGAAGTGTGGGGAGGAGCAACGTTCGACACTATGCATCGTTTTCTCGGTGAAGACCCCTGGGAGCGCATAAGGACATTAAAGAAACACATAACAAAAACTCCCTTTTCTATGCTGCTCAGAGGTCAGAACCTGGTGGGATATCGCAACTATCCTGACGATGTAGCAGAAGCCTTTGTAGACAGGGCGTGTGAAAATGGAATGGATATCTTCAGGGTATTTGATGCGCTCAATGATTTCCGTAATTTCGAAACTGTTGTGCGAGTAATAAAAAACAAAGGCAAACACTTTCAGGGCTCCATTTGTTACTCGCTAACGGAATCGCGAATGGGCGGTGCTGTTTATAATCTGGATTATTACGTAAACAAGGCAAAAGAGCTGGAGAAAATGGGAGCCGATACCATCTGTATTAAGGATATGGCTGGCCTTATCGCTCCTTATGATGCGTATGCACTGATTAAGGCTTTAAAAGAAGGAGTTAAAGTTCCTATTCATCTGCACAGTCACTTCACTTCTGGTATGGCGGATATGTCGTTACTTAAAGCAATTGAAGCGGGGGTGGATATTGTGGATACTTGTCTTTCCACTTGGGCATACCGGACTTCACACCCGGCAGTTGAGCCTCTCGTGGCTACCTTGCAGTATACGAATCGTGATACGGGACTTAATATAGAAAAACTTGCCGAATTAAGTGAGTACCTGGAAAAAATATCACCAAAATATAAGCATCTTCTTGATGAGCGCACATCCATCATCGACATCAATGTCTTGCTGCACCAGACTCCGGGAGGCATGCTTTCGAACCTGGTAAACCAGCTCAAAGAAATGGATCATCTGGACAAACTCGAAGAAGTATTCAGACAGCTTCCCATTGTTCGCAAAGAACTTGGCCAGGTGCCGCTTGTTACTCCTACGAGTCAGATAGTGGGAATTCAAACTGTAAACAATGTGCTTTTCGATACTCCCGATGATCGTTACAAGATGTTGACCGCACAAGTAAAGGATCTTTGTTATGGCCTTTATGGAAAGACTGCAATTCCCATTGATTCCGAGGTACAGAAAAAAGCCTTAAAAGATTATCCGAAGGGCAACAAACCAATTACGACACGGCCTGCTGATGTATTAGAACCGGAGTTAGAGAAAGCGAAAAAAGAAACAGAAGGGCTTGCCAAAGATATTGACGATGTACTTATCTATGCACTCTATCCGATGACCGGTAAACGTTTCCTCAAGTGGAAATACGGCCAGGAAGAAATTCCTGATGAAGTAAAACCAATAACGCTGGAAAAAGTGAAAGCTCAAGATGAATTGGTAAAAAAGGCCAAGGAAGGCCTTCTGTCAGAAAAGTCCGATAAGGGAGATAAAATGGGGCCGGATGCCCGTACGTTCCGTGTTTTACTAAATGACAAGACTTTTGATGTCGAAGTAGAACAGATCGGAGGACAACCACTGATGTTCCAGGGTGCTTCTTCAATTGGACAAAGGAACACGCTCCAGCTCGGTAAACAGGGTGGAGCCGTCAGAACTGCTCTGAAAACAATTCATTCAAAACGCGATATGTCAAAAGAGATAAAATCTGCTGTTTCAGAACCAAGTGAAGGTGAATCGAAAGAGACACCGGTGGTCACTCCTATGACGGGATCAGTCATTCGCTATGAAGTGAAAGAAGGCGATTCGGTTAATGAAGGAGATTTGGTCGTGGTTCTGGAAGCTATGAAGATGGATAATTTTATCACCAGTCCTGCAACAGGTAAAGTTCAAAAGATCCTTATAAAAGAGGGTACGGCAGTTAAAAAGGGCGAGACGCTTGTGTTGATAGCATGA
- a CDS encoding enoyl-CoA hydratase, whose amino-acid sequence MNKQAILLTELKAGIGTLTFNRPERKNSLSPDLLMMIHNTLQEWSKSNEVRVVIITGGTGKAFSSGYEIGSIPTEMPTDMSPETIKLIRAHNPLELAMKSVEEFPCPTIAMMNGYAFGAGLNMCMCCDIRIAQSDISVGMPPAKLGLVYHPDGLRQFIDVVGMARTREIFFTARTYKGAEVLQMGLADRLVKPEELQKVTYELAAEIAVNAPLTVKGTKRIMGMFKERMRLTEEQTAEADAIIHEAFNSDDIKEGMIAFFEKRKPDFKGK is encoded by the coding sequence ATGAACAAACAAGCAATCCTTTTAACTGAATTGAAAGCTGGCATCGGTACACTTACATTTAACAGACCGGAACGGAAAAATTCTCTTTCTCCGGATTTACTTATGATGATCCACAATACGCTTCAAGAATGGAGCAAGTCAAATGAGGTGCGCGTTGTCATCATTACCGGCGGAACAGGAAAAGCGTTTTCCTCAGGATATGAAATTGGATCCATTCCGACCGAAATGCCTACCGATATGAGTCCTGAAACGATTAAACTTATAAGGGCCCATAATCCATTGGAACTGGCAATGAAAAGTGTGGAAGAATTTCCCTGTCCCACCATTGCCATGATGAACGGATATGCATTCGGTGCCGGACTTAACATGTGCATGTGTTGTGACATAAGGATTGCGCAGTCCGATATCAGTGTTGGCATGCCGCCCGCAAAATTAGGCTTGGTCTATCATCCGGATGGTCTCAGACAATTTATCGATGTGGTCGGCATGGCAAGAACCCGTGAAATCTTTTTTACAGCCAGAACATATAAAGGAGCAGAAGTGCTTCAGATGGGTCTGGCCGACCGTCTTGTCAAACCGGAAGAACTGCAAAAAGTTACCTATGAGCTTGCGGCAGAAATAGCGGTCAATGCCCCACTTACGGTTAAAGGTACAAAAAGGATCATGGGCATGTTCAAGGAGCGTATGCGCCTTACGGAAGAACAGACAGCCGAAGCAGACGCTATCATACATGAAGCATTTAACTCTGATGACATTAAAGAAGGTATGATTGCCTTCTTCGAAAAGCGTAAACCAGATTTTAAAGGGAAATAA